The following proteins are encoded in a genomic region of Brachypodium distachyon strain Bd21 chromosome 1, Brachypodium_distachyon_v3.0, whole genome shotgun sequence:
- the LOC100839867 gene encoding uncharacterized protein LOC100839867, whose amino-acid sequence MVNGPPNSYRAAYIVAHWMRGEPSNLSTVRPSPPRFGSTDPAPPPRLACGLPPVAVASPASPDPPPQRSALGRVASMYIRVKRHKSTYFIQCDPTETILNIKQKLESIIDHPPNNQRLILLATNNVLNDSKTLADQKVENDTIVALTLRKDNNEFEEVSIANPDDFMSSS is encoded by the exons ATGGTTAATGGGCCTCCGAATTCATATCGGGCGGCCTATATCGTGGCCCACTGGATGCGTGGAGAACCAAGTAACCTTTCCACCGTCCGTCCGTCCCCTCCTCGCTTCGGCTCCACCgatccagcgcctcctcctcgtctcgcCTGCGGCCTCCCTCCCGTCGCCGTCGCGTCGCCCGCCTCgccggatccgccgccgcagagATCGGCGCTTGGGAG GGTTGCAAGCATGTATATTCGAGTAAAGCGGCACAAGAGTACCTACTTCATACAATGTGATCCAACAGAGACAATTTTGAATATCAAACAGAAATTGGAATCCATAATTGACCACCCTCCTAATAATCAGAGGCTGATCTTGTTGGCTACCAACAATGTATTGAATGATTCAAAGACGCTGGCTGATCAAAAG GTGGAGAATGACACCATTGTTGCATTGACATTGAGAAAAG ACAACAACGAGTTCGAGGAAGTATCCATCGCCAATCCAGACGATTTCATGTCATCATCATGA
- the LOC100840894 gene encoding bZIP transcription factor 60: MTGSAAHMAEPCLFADMPSFLDDLPEFPHPPDDETFALEDFDLEDLDFDFDLDLFSTDDAQLSTPPPPPPPLATSSSSAGSPGGGSSSSGAAVDGAGGGLKNDESSESSSRSASAVSDGKPRNGEDEEAKRRARLVRNRESAHMSRQRKKQYVEELEGKVKAMQATIADLSARISCAAAENAGLKRQLSGVAGTPAPPPLPMYPGLYPLPPPWLHPAYAMRGSQVPLVPIPRLKTRKPAPAEVEPPAKKTRKTKKVASVSLLGLLFLVMVCGCLVPAVNRMYGTVDSGEGIVLAPSHHGRVLAVEGPRNGAPDGIDSKLPQNSSETLPALLYLPRNGKHVKINGNLVIQSVVASEKASSRMSQYDPKISGNPGKEETSLAIPGHVAKLDSGEVPKSAQGIKNKLMVLPPGDRTIYREDDELLPQWFSEAMSGPTLSSGMCTEVFQFDISPTSADANGIVPVYSSAMPNSSHNLTENLPSTRPQKIKNRRILHSVPIPLQGSTSNHTDRLKEHPKNESFAGNKPASSVVVSVLADPREDSEGRISSKSLSRIFVVVLVDSVKYVTYSCVLPFKNHSPHL, from the exons ATGACCGGATCGGCTGCCCACATGGCGGAGCCCTGCCTCTTCGCCGACATGCCCTCCTTCCTCGACGACCTCCCGGAGTTCCCGCACCCCCCCGACGACGAAACCTTCGCCCTGGAGGATTTCGATCTGGAAGATCTGGACTTTGACTTCGACCTCGACCTCTTCTCGACGGACGACGCGCAGctctcgacgccgccgccgccgccgcctccgctcgCCACGTCCTCGTCCTCTGCCGGATCGCCAGGCGggggttcctcctcctccggcgccgccgtggacggcgccggcggcggcctgaaGAACGACGAGTCCTCGGAGTCGTCTTCGAGGAGCGCGAGTGCGGTGAGTGACGGCAAGCCGAGGAATggggaggatgaggaggccaagcggcgcgcgcggctggTGCGCAACAGGGAGAGCGCGCACATGTCGCggcagaggaagaagcagtacgtggaggagctggaggGGAAGGTGAAGGCCATGCAGGCCACCATCGCCGACCTCTCCGCCAGGATCTCCTGTGCCGCTGCCGAGAACGCTGGGCTCAAGCGGCAATTGAGTGGCGTTGCTGGGAcacctgccccgccgccgctaccgATGTACCCGGGATTGTACCCTTTGCCACCACCGTGGCTTCACCCGGCATACGCAATGCGTGGCTCACAGGTTCCACTTGTGCCGATTCCCCGGCTCAAGACCCGGAAGCCTGCACCAGCTGAGGTAGAGCCTCCAGCTAAGAAGACTCGGAAGACCAAGAAGGTTGCAAGTGTCAGTCTTCTCGGGTTGCTGTTCCTGGTAATGGTTTGTGGGTGTTTGGTTCCTGCAGTCAATCGGATGTATGGCACAGTTGATTCTGGAGAAGGCATTGTGCTTGCTCCATCACATCATGGAAGAGTTCTGGCCGTTGAGGGGCCTCGAAATGGTGCCCCGGATGGTATTGATTCGAAGTTGCCACAGAATTCAAGCGAGACTCTCCCAGCGCTGTTGTATCTCCCAAGGAACGGGAAGCATGTCAAGATCAATGGAAATCTTGTTATTCAATCCGTTGTTGCAAGTGAGAAAGCTTCTTCGCGTATGTCTCAGTATGACCCGAAGATTTCTGGCAATCCAGGAAAGGAAGAGACTAGTTTGGCAATTCCTGGCCATGTGGCTAAATTGGATTCTGGAGAAGTTCCGAAATCTGCTCAAGGGATTAAAAATAAACTGATGGTTTTGCCTCCTGGAGATCGAACCATATACAGGGAGGATGATGAATTGCTGCCACAATGGTTTAGTGAAGCTATGTCTG GTCCTACGTTGAGCTCCGGAATGTGCACTGAAGTGTTCCAGTTTGATATATCTCCGACCTCCGCTGACGCAAATGGAATTGTTCCTGTCTACTCAAGTGCTATGCCCAACTCATCGCATAACTTAACTGAAAACCTCCCCTCCACCCGGCCTCAGAAGATCAAGAACAGAAGGATTTTGCACTCAGTGCCTATCCCTCTACAAGGTTCAACATCCAACCACACTGACCGCCTTAAGGAGCACCCGAAGAACGAGAGCTTCGCTGGAAATAAGCCGGCTTCATCCGTGGTGGTCTCTGTCCTGGCCGATCCAAGAGAGGACAGCGAGGGGAGGATCTCTTCCAAGTCGTTGTCGCGCATCTTTGTCGTCGTACTTGTAGACAGTGTAAAGTATGTGACTTACTCTTGTGTCCTGCCGTTCAAAAACCATAGCCCTCATCTCTGA
- the LOC100841202 gene encoding ATP synthase mitochondrial F1 complex assembly factor 2 — protein sequence MATTVAGRRLLLRCVGGRRLLGTAAEAAPAGGEGDVIHVGKPASAAATRDETSVAMPMSFMTGSVVGKRFYRDATVRRADDGNGWTVMLDYRTLKSPAKRPLKLHSRTLAMAIAAEWEYQDSDGIRPFTMPLMKLACTALERVPLTRAKIINNLMQKFHQDLVFCRSPPDDELTKGVYEKQKEKIDPILDWVNTEFGFKPVVYTSFLGGKQDEKLAKAVETVLKDANDCELASIDAMAAAAHSLVIPLAIFRGRLGIDESIELIRLEEDHQVDKWGLVEGGHDVDIADLKVQMSSAVVFLQLSWQK from the exons ATGGCGACGACAGTGGCagggcgccgcctcctcctgcgaTGCgtgggcgggcggcggctgctgggcacggcggcggaggcggccccGGCGGGAGGGGAAGGGGACGTGATCCACGTGGGCAagccggcgtcggcggcggcgacgcgggaCGAGACCTCGGTGGCGATGCCCATGTCGTTCATGACGGGGTCGGTAGTGGGGAAGCGGTTCTACCGCGACGCCACCGTGCGCCGCGCCGACGACGGGAACGGCTGGACGGTGATGCTCGACTACCGCACCCTCAAGTCCCCGGCCAAGCGCCCGCTCAAGCTGCACTCGCGCACGCTCGCCATGGCCATCGCGGCCGAGTGGGAGTACCAG GATTCAGATGGAATTCGACCTTTTACAATGCCCCTTATGAAGCTTGCTTGTACTGCACTGGAGAGAGTTCCGTTGACACGAGCAAAAATAATTAACAATTTGATGCAAAAATTCCATCAAGATTTGGTATTTTGCCGCTCACCTCCTGATGATGAACTTACGAAAGGAGTTTATg AAAAGCAGAAGGAGAAAATTGATCCTATACTGGATTGGGTAAACACCGAGTTTGGGTTCAAGCCTGTTGTATACACAAGTTTCTTAGGGGGGAAGCAAGATGAGAAGCTAGCTAAGGCTGTAGAGACTGTTTTGAAGGACGCAAATGATTGTGAATTGGCGTCTATTGATGCTATGGCTGCAGCAGCCCATTCACTGGTAATCCCTCTTGCAATATTTAGAGGAAGGTTGGGAATCGACGAGTCTATTGAACTGATCAGGCTTGAAGAAGATCACCAG GTTGATAAATGGGGCTTGGTTGAAGGAGGCCATGATGTTGACATTGCCGATCTTAAAGTGCAAATGTCCTCGGCTGTTGTGTTCCTTCAACTTTCATGGCAGAAGTAA
- the LOC112269861 gene encoding probable carboxylesterase 18, whose product MEAEGARRRHPSRPALPWAVRLQATGFGVGVDVISRRDGTVNRGLYSVIDRLLRVRADPRPDGSGVRSADFDVDASRGLWARVFSPADTTVASRPLPVIVYFHGGGFALFSAANRYFDALCRRLCYGINAVVVSVEYRLAPEHRYPAAYDDAMDTLLFINANGGIPSLDDNVPVDLSNCFLAGESAGGNIIHHVANRWVATDQATSNCVRLAGLLLVQPYFGGEERTNSELMLEGVAPIVNLRRQDFWWKAFLPVGANRDHPAAHVTGENAELSEVFPPAIVVVGGLDPLQDWQRRYADVLRRKGKMAQVVEFPEGIHAFYMFSELADSTKVIEDMRVFVESNMTSASAPESSAP is encoded by the coding sequence ATGGAAGCGGAAGGCGCCAGGCGCCGGCATCCCTCGCGGCCGGCGCTGCCGTGGGCGGTGAGGCTGCAGGCCACCGGTTTCGGTGTCGGCGTCGACGTCATAAGCCGGCGTGATGGCACGGTGAACCGCGGGTTGTACTCGGTCATTGACCGTCTCCTCCGCGTGCGCGCCGATCCTCGGCCGGATGGATCCGGTGTTCGATCGGCTGACTTCGACGTGGACGCGTCCCGTGGCCTTTGGGCGCGTGTCTTCTCTCCGGCCGACACAACTGTGGCATCCAGGCCGCTTCCGGTCATCGTCTActtccatggcggcggcttcgCATTGTTCTCCGCGGCCAATCGCTACTTTGACGCGCTCTGCCGTCGCCTTTGTTATGGCATCAACGCTGTTGTGGTCTCCGTTGAGTACAGGCTCGCTCCTGAGCACCGGTACCCGGCTGCCTATGATGACGCCATGGACACGCTCCTCTTCATCAACGCCAATGGCGGGATCCCAAGTCTGGACGATAATGTTCCCGTAGACCTCTCAAACTGCTTTCTTGCTGGGGAGAGCGCCGGTGGAAACATAATCCACCACGTGGCCAACCGTTGGGTTGCCACGGATCAAGCCACTTCCAACTGTGTGCGCCTCGCGGGCCTCCTGTTGGTGCAACCCTActtcggcggcgaggagcggaCGAACTCTGAGCTAATGTTAGAAGGTGTGGCACCAATTGTGAATCTCCGACGTCAGGACTTCTGGTGGAAGGCATTCCTACCGGTTGGAGCCAACCGCGACCACCCGGCGGCGCACGTGACCGGCGAGAATGCCGAGTTGTCAGAGGTGTTCCCACCAGCAATAGTGGTGGTTGGTGGGTTAGACCCGTTGCAGGATTGGCAGCGGCGGTATGCCGATGTGCTCCGTCGGAAGGGGAAGATGGCTCAAGTGGTGGAGTTTCCAGAGGGTATCCACGCATTTTACATGTTCTCGGAGCTCGCCGATAGCACCAAGGTCATCGAGGACATGAGGGTGTTTGTAGAAAGCAACATGACATCAGCATCAGCACCAGAATCCTCTGCGCCGTGA